From a single Cytophagales bacterium WSM2-2 genomic region:
- a CDS encoding beta-xylanase, with protein sequence MILKIKFIYMAVAGAVLLAYPTVLRLSSNEDQDPGKGLKDYYQNYFPMGASVTPQSLKGDEAKLILSQFNSLTPENVMKPGPIHPEENRYNWAPADEIVNFAQANGLKMRGHTLCWHNQTGDWFFKDADGKPSSKETVLKRLKDHITAVVTRYKGKIYAWDVVNEVISDKRDEYFRKTKWFDICGEEFVAKAFQYAHEADPDALLFYNDYNEIDSVKREKIIKMVQGLQKAGVPIHGVGLQGHWAVNEPSKAQLEKTLKRFTDLKLKLQITELDISVYPKEHNAREQKSEDSDTAFSPEKEKKQMEVYAMCFELFRKYKASITGVTFWNISDRSSWLDSFPVKERKDYPLLFDQNLKPKKVYWEVVKF encoded by the coding sequence ATGATACTAAAAATCAAATTTATTTACATGGCAGTCGCGGGAGCAGTGCTCCTCGCCTACCCAACGGTTTTGCGCTTGAGTTCAAATGAAGACCAGGATCCAGGCAAAGGTTTGAAAGATTATTATCAAAACTATTTTCCTATGGGAGCTTCAGTCACTCCGCAATCTTTAAAAGGTGACGAAGCGAAGTTGATCCTTAGTCAGTTCAACAGTCTTACACCAGAGAACGTGATGAAGCCGGGACCAATTCACCCGGAAGAAAACCGGTACAACTGGGCACCTGCCGATGAGATTGTAAACTTCGCACAAGCGAATGGACTCAAGATGCGTGGACATACGCTATGCTGGCATAACCAAACCGGCGATTGGTTTTTCAAAGATGCCGATGGGAAACCTTCCTCTAAGGAAACAGTGCTCAAGCGCCTGAAGGATCACATCACTGCAGTGGTCACCCGTTACAAAGGAAAGATTTATGCCTGGGATGTGGTCAACGAAGTCATCTCTGACAAACGTGACGAGTATTTCAGAAAAACAAAATGGTTTGATATCTGTGGAGAAGAGTTTGTTGCGAAAGCTTTTCAATATGCACATGAAGCCGATCCTGACGCGCTACTCTTTTACAATGACTACAATGAAATAGATTCAGTCAAGCGGGAGAAGATCATTAAGATGGTGCAGGGCTTGCAGAAAGCGGGAGTTCCCATTCATGGTGTAGGTCTGCAAGGACATTGGGCTGTGAACGAACCTTCCAAAGCGCAACTGGAGAAAACACTGAAACGCTTTACCGATCTGAAATTAAAACTTCAAATCACCGAACTGGATATTTCGGTCTATCCGAAAGAGCACAATGCACGCGAACAAAAATCGGAAGACAGCGACACTGCGTTCTCCCCTGAAAAGGAAAAGAAGCAGATGGAAGTATATGCGATGTGCTTTGAGCTTTTCAGAAAATACAAAGCCTCCATCACCGGAGTCACCTTCTGGAATATTTCAGACCGCAGCAGTTGGCTCGACAGCTTCCCCGTGAAAGAACGAAAAGACTATCCCCTGCTCTTCGATCAGAACTTGAAACCTAAGAAAGTGTACTGGGAGGTGGTTAAGTTCTAA
- a CDS encoding beta-galactosidase translates to MMKSASTALTYFGLICFTLLLSISVNAQSSSESLIRQRISINEGWHFYKYDSSTKADNLIYDVRPKISDNVENRVADAKPTEAVKAEATQEVLRPWILPTGNRFIKDQLNRHARPEGNPGSNFRFVKNEFDDRTWEKINLPHDWAIKGPFMPVKNPEVSGGMGRLPSPGVAWYRKKLDIPASDNGKSIFLDVDGAMSYAMVWLNGNLVGGWPYGYNSWRLDLTPYVIPGGVNQLAIRLDNPNHSARWYPGGGIYRNVWLTKTNPVHVGQWGTYITTKNVSKKSAAVDLEITVDNDSKATAIINAITRIYLANAKGSITGKEIVNSSTLNTTIAAGESKKIIGSVSIENPKLWGPPPTQQPNLYVAVTTLMQNNKPIDTYETKFGIRSLEFNPDKGIFVNGERIQIKGVNQHHDLGSLGAAFNIRAAERQLEILREMGCNAIRMAHNPPAPELLELTDRMGFLVIDEIFDSWERKKTPHDFHLIFPEWSEPDARSFVRRDRNSPSVIMWSFGNEVGEQYTAEAGGAVAKRLYDIIKEEDPTRPTTSAMNYAKPDMALPEVVDIIGLNYQGEGIRQSPEFEGTERIRTTPQYDAFHKQFPGKVILSTETASAFSSRGVYLFPVTKESSSIVRDGRGGDSNIHQVSSYELYAVDFGASTDKVFSSVERHPFVAGEFVWCGWDYLGEPTPYYDARSSYCGIIDLAGFKKDRFYLYQSHWLPDLPMVHILPHWNWPERIGEITPVHIFTSGNEAELFLNGKSLGRKKKNPYEYRLRWDSVRYEPGKLKAVAYKNGKPWTESTITTSGNPMKLVATADHQVIKADGKDLTFITVQVTDANGIVVPRSNNSIEFSIDGPGEIVSTDNGDPTSMVSFVSNTREAFNGLCLVVVRGIQGQPGIIRLTAKSGSLKSTIVSVTSEIVK, encoded by the coding sequence ATGATGAAATCTGCTTCAACCGCGCTTACCTATTTTGGATTAATATGCTTCACCTTGCTTTTAAGTATCAGTGTGAATGCGCAGTCTTCTTCAGAAAGTCTGATACGTCAGCGTATTTCGATCAATGAAGGCTGGCATTTTTATAAATACGATTCGTCAACAAAAGCAGACAACCTGATCTATGATGTCCGCCCAAAGATTTCAGACAATGTTGAAAACAGGGTAGCCGATGCCAAACCCACAGAGGCTGTAAAAGCAGAAGCTACTCAGGAAGTACTTAGGCCCTGGATATTACCAACCGGAAATCGTTTTATAAAAGATCAGTTAAACCGGCATGCTCGTCCGGAAGGAAACCCGGGAAGCAATTTTCGTTTTGTAAAAAATGAATTTGATGACAGAACGTGGGAGAAAATAAACCTGCCACACGACTGGGCCATTAAAGGACCATTTATGCCTGTAAAGAATCCGGAAGTAAGTGGAGGAATGGGACGACTACCCAGTCCTGGTGTAGCGTGGTACAGAAAAAAATTAGATATACCGGCAAGTGATAACGGGAAATCTATCTTTCTCGATGTCGATGGTGCAATGTCGTATGCTATGGTTTGGTTGAATGGTAATTTAGTGGGAGGTTGGCCTTATGGTTACAATTCCTGGCGACTTGATCTTACGCCTTATGTGATTCCTGGCGGAGTGAATCAACTGGCCATCCGTTTGGACAATCCAAACCATTCAGCCCGCTGGTATCCCGGTGGAGGTATCTATCGCAACGTCTGGTTAACCAAAACAAATCCTGTTCACGTTGGTCAGTGGGGCACTTATATCACAACTAAAAACGTTTCAAAAAAATCAGCTGCCGTTGACCTGGAGATTACGGTTGATAATGACTCAAAGGCAACGGCTATTATCAATGCAATAACCCGAATCTATTTGGCAAATGCCAAAGGCAGCATCACGGGAAAAGAAATTGTCAATTCATCAACCCTGAACACAACGATTGCCGCAGGTGAAAGCAAAAAAATCATCGGCTCCGTATCTATTGAAAACCCTAAACTATGGGGTCCCCCTCCTACGCAGCAGCCTAACCTTTATGTTGCAGTAACAACGTTGATGCAAAACAATAAACCGATCGATACCTATGAAACAAAATTTGGTATCCGGTCACTGGAGTTTAATCCGGACAAAGGAATATTCGTTAACGGAGAACGCATCCAGATAAAAGGCGTGAATCAACACCATGATCTGGGCTCATTGGGTGCTGCATTCAATATACGCGCTGCTGAACGCCAGTTGGAAATACTTCGAGAAATGGGATGCAATGCTATTCGTATGGCGCACAATCCACCTGCACCGGAATTGCTTGAGCTAACCGACCGAATGGGATTCCTGGTGATCGATGAAATATTTGATTCATGGGAACGAAAGAAAACGCCTCATGATTTTCACCTGATATTCCCGGAATGGTCTGAACCTGATGCACGTTCTTTTGTGCGAAGAGACAGGAACTCTCCTTCTGTAATCATGTGGAGTTTTGGCAATGAGGTGGGTGAGCAATATACCGCTGAAGCAGGAGGTGCCGTGGCCAAACGACTATACGACATTATAAAAGAAGAAGACCCAACTCGCCCGACAACGTCAGCGATGAACTACGCAAAGCCCGACATGGCCTTACCCGAGGTCGTAGACATTATAGGTTTGAATTACCAGGGCGAAGGAATTCGTCAATCTCCGGAATTTGAAGGAACCGAACGCATTCGTACTACACCTCAATACGATGCGTTCCATAAACAATTCCCTGGCAAGGTAATTCTGAGTACTGAAACTGCTTCTGCTTTCAGTAGCCGTGGAGTCTATCTGTTCCCGGTGACGAAAGAATCGAGCTCGATCGTTCGTGATGGACGAGGTGGTGACTCAAACATTCACCAGGTCAGTTCATATGAGCTTTATGCCGTAGACTTTGGCGCGAGTACTGACAAGGTTTTTAGTTCCGTTGAGCGACATCCTTTCGTAGCAGGAGAATTTGTTTGGTGTGGCTGGGACTACCTAGGCGAACCAACACCGTACTACGATGCGCGGAGCTCCTATTGTGGCATCATCGACCTGGCAGGTTTTAAAAAGGACCGTTTCTATTTATACCAATCGCACTGGCTTCCCGACTTGCCAATGGTTCACATTCTGCCACATTGGAATTGGCCAGAACGCATTGGAGAGATTACACCCGTACACATCTTCACTTCCGGCAACGAGGCTGAGTTATTCCTGAATGGTAAATCGTTAGGCCGTAAGAAAAAGAACCCGTATGAATATCGTTTGCGTTGGGATAGCGTACGCTATGAACCAGGTAAACTAAAAGCAGTTGCTTACAAAAATGGCAAGCCATGGACAGAAAGTACGATCACAACTTCAGGTAACCCAATGAAGCTAGTCGCTACAGCAGATCACCAGGTTATCAAAGCAGATGGAAAAGATTTGACCTTCATAACCGTGCAAGTAACAGATGCTAATGGAATCGTGGTGCCGCGCTCGAATAATTCAATTGAGTTTAGTATTGATGGACCGGGAGAAATAGTATCAACCGATAATGGTGACCCAACCAGCATGGTTTCGTTTGTATCAAATACGCGCGAAGCATTTAATGGGCTTTGCCTGGTGGTTGTCCGCGGAATACAAGGACAACCTGGGATCATCAGGCTAACTGCGAAATCCGGATCGCTGAAAAGCACTATTGTTTCTGTAACCAGCGAGATTGTAAAGTGA